A single window of Parabacteroides sp. FAFU027 DNA harbors:
- a CDS encoding RNA polymerase sigma factor, producing MEYNELEIIRQLQNPEKQRQAFAKVVARYSEKLYWQIRKMVISHDDTDDVLQNTFMKAWVNIESFRGESKLSTWLYRIAINESITFLNKQNSHSTVEMDDTESYLANKLESDDWFDGDELQMKLQKAILRLPEKQRLVFNMRYFDEMKYEEMSDILGTSVGALKASYHHAAKKIEDFMTKDI from the coding sequence GTGGAATACAACGAACTGGAGATAATCAGACAACTTCAAAATCCGGAAAAGCAACGACAGGCTTTTGCGAAGGTTGTGGCACGTTACAGCGAAAAGCTTTACTGGCAGATTCGGAAAATGGTGATTTCTCATGACGATACGGACGATGTGTTGCAAAATACCTTTATGAAAGCTTGGGTGAATATTGAAAGTTTCCGTGGGGAATCAAAACTTTCTACCTGGCTTTACCGCATTGCCATCAACGAAAGCATTACCTTTCTGAATAAGCAGAATAGCCACAGCACAGTTGAAATGGATGATACCGAAAGCTATCTGGCGAACAAGCTGGAGAGTGACGACTGGTTCGATGGTGATGAGTTGCAGATGAAATTACAGAAAGCCATTCTTCGTTTACCCGAAAAACAAAGACTGGTATTTAATATGCGTTATTTTGATGAGATGAAATACGAGGAAATGTCTGACATCCTCGGCACTTCCGTAGGGGCGTTGAAAGCCTCTTATCATCATGCCGCCAAGAAAATTGAAGATTTTATGACAAAGGACATTTAA
- the pyrH gene encoding UMP kinase, producing MAKYNRILLKLSGESLMGEKQYGIDEVRLNEYAEQIKEISAMGIQIGIVIGGGNIFRGLSGAAKGFDRVKGDQMGMLATVINSLALSSALTAIGQPARIFTATPMYPIGEHYSNLKAIEAMNHGEIAILSGGTGNPFFTTDTASALRGVEIGADVMLKGTRVDGIYTADPEKDPSATKFDFITYDEIYARGLKVMDLTATTLCKENKLPIIVFDMDTVGNLKKVMSGENIGTVVGF from the coding sequence ATGGCTAAATACAACAGAATCTTACTGAAACTCAGCGGAGAATCGCTAATGGGCGAAAAACAATACGGTATTGACGAAGTCCGTCTGAATGAATATGCCGAGCAAATTAAGGAAATTTCAGCGATGGGAATCCAGATTGGCATCGTAATCGGCGGGGGAAATATCTTCCGTGGATTAAGCGGTGCGGCCAAAGGCTTCGACCGGGTAAAAGGTGACCAGATGGGTATGCTCGCTACTGTAATCAACAGTCTGGCATTGAGCTCTGCTCTGACTGCCATCGGCCAACCGGCACGCATTTTTACCGCTACCCCAATGTATCCGATTGGCGAGCATTACAGCAACCTGAAAGCTATCGAAGCTATGAATCACGGTGAGATCGCCATTCTTTCAGGGGGAACCGGTAATCCTTTCTTCACGACCGATACGGCTTCGGCCCTTCGTGGTGTGGAAATCGGTGCCGATGTCATGCTGAAAGGAACCCGCGTGGACGGCATCTATACCGCTGACCCGGAGAAAGACCCTTCTGCTACCAAGTTCGATTTTATCACTTATGACGAGATTTATGCACGTGGATTGAAGGTGATGGATTTGACCGCAACTACCCTTTGCAAGGAAAACAAACTGCCGATTATCGTGTTTGATATGGATACCGTGGGCAACCTGAAGAAGGTGATGTCAGGCGAAAATATCGGGACAGTTGTCGGTTTCTGA
- the frr gene encoding ribosome recycling factor, with protein sequence MVDVKKHLNDAEEKMQHAVMYLEETLDHIRAGKANPKLLDGVKVEYYGSHVPVSNVATVSTPDARTITVQPWEKSMLREIEKAIINSEVGIMPDNNGEIIRLAIPPLTEERRKILAKQAKQDAEHAKVSVRNARRDAIEALKKLIKEGLAEDAEKDAEADVQKIHDRYIKKVDELYAAKEKEIMTV encoded by the coding sequence ATGGTTGATGTAAAAAAACACCTGAACGACGCTGAAGAGAAGATGCAACACGCGGTGATGTATCTTGAAGAGACTCTGGACCACATCCGTGCCGGCAAAGCCAATCCAAAATTGCTTGACGGCGTGAAAGTTGAATATTACGGTTCGCACGTACCTGTAAGCAACGTGGCGACCGTATCTACCCCTGATGCCCGCACCATTACAGTTCAGCCATGGGAAAAAAGCATGCTTCGTGAGATTGAGAAAGCCATCATCAACTCAGAAGTGGGAATCATGCCGGATAACAACGGTGAAATCATCCGTCTGGCTATTCCTCCATTGACTGAGGAGCGTCGTAAAATATTGGCAAAACAGGCTAAACAGGATGCTGAGCACGCTAAAGTGAGTGTACGTAACGCTCGCCGTGACGCTATCGAAGCATTGAAAAAGCTGATTAAAGAAGGCTTGGCTGAAGATGCTGAAAAAGATGCTGAAGCTGATGTTCAGAAAATCCACGACCGCTACATCAAAAAAGTGGACGAACTTTACGCCGCTAAAGAAAAAGAAATCATGACTGTATAA
- the rsgA gene encoding ribosome small subunit-dependent GTPase A → MKGLVIKNTGSWYQVKTDDGRLVDCKIKGNFRLKGIRSTNPITVGDRVGIIINNEGTAFIHEIEERKNYIIRKASNLSKQSHILAANLDQAFLIVTINNPVTTTVFIDRFLASAEAYRIPVKLVFNKFDSLDEEDRDYAEALIHLYGTIGYPSFRVSALTGEGIDLLQEDINGKITLLSGHSGVGKSTLINALIPGVKARTGDISGYHHKGMHTTTFSEMFEVPTGGYIIDTPGIKGFGTIDFKQEEVAHYFPEIFKVSDGCKFNNCTHRHEPGCAVLEAVEKHYISESRYQSYLNILEDGEETKYRSKL, encoded by the coding sequence ATGAAAGGACTCGTTATAAAAAACACCGGAAGCTGGTATCAGGTCAAGACCGATGACGGCCGTTTGGTCGATTGTAAAATCAAAGGCAATTTCCGTCTGAAAGGGATTCGCAGTACCAATCCCATCACGGTGGGCGACCGGGTAGGCATTATCATTAATAACGAGGGAACAGCCTTCATTCACGAAATAGAGGAACGGAAAAACTACATCATCCGCAAAGCCTCCAACCTCTCCAAACAGTCACACATCCTGGCCGCAAATCTGGATCAGGCATTCCTCATTGTCACGATCAACAATCCGGTGACGACAACCGTATTTATCGACCGTTTCCTGGCATCGGCCGAGGCGTACCGCATCCCGGTGAAGCTGGTCTTCAACAAATTCGACTCATTAGATGAAGAAGACCGCGATTATGCTGAAGCATTGATTCACCTGTACGGGACAATCGGCTACCCTTCATTCCGCGTTTCGGCATTGACCGGTGAAGGCATTGACCTGCTGCAAGAGGACATCAACGGCAAAATCACTTTGCTATCCGGCCATTCCGGTGTTGGTAAATCGACATTAATCAATGCCCTAATCCCCGGCGTAAAAGCCCGGACCGGCGACATCTCTGGCTACCACCACAAAGGGATGCACACCACTACATTTTCCGAAATGTTTGAAGTGCCCACCGGAGGCTACATCATTGATACTCCGGGCATCAAGGGATTCGGCACCATCGACTTCAAACAGGAAGAGGTGGCTCACTATTTCCCCGAAATCTTCAAGGTATCGGACGGTTGCAAATTCAACAACTGCACCCACCGTCACGAACCGGGCTGCGCTGTACTCGAAGCTGTGGAGAAACATTACATCAGTGAATCGCGCTACCAAAGCTACCTCAACATCCTTGAAGACGGTGAGGAGACCAAGTACCGCTCAAAACTCTAA
- the queG gene encoding tRNA epoxyqueuosine(34) reductase QueG, with amino-acid sequence MTLSPSEKSALIKQEALRLGFDCCGIAPAGDVGEDRERVSQWLAEGNHGEMGYMANHFEKRCDPTLLVEGAKSVIIFAHNYFPQEEQAPHLPQISYYAYGKDYHEVIKQKLFALMEFIHREIEPVEGRAFVDSAPVLERYWAKRAGLGWIGKNNLLIIPGKGSFFFLSELILNIDLAYDEPYTESHCGQCTRCANACPTGALSKHKLDARKCLSYLTIEKKGEFSLEIETLRNRLYGCDICQQVCPWNRFAQPHLTPEFLPSSDFLQYDLAKWQSLTEEDFRQHFRHSPIKRTGFVGIQRNAGKI; translated from the coding sequence GTGACTCTTTCCCCTTCCGAAAAATCGGCATTGATCAAGCAGGAGGCGCTGCGATTGGGCTTCGACTGCTGTGGAATTGCCCCCGCGGGCGATGTGGGAGAAGACCGCGAACGTGTCTCCCAATGGCTCGCTGAAGGAAATCACGGCGAAATGGGCTACATGGCCAACCATTTCGAAAAACGCTGCGACCCGACGTTGCTTGTGGAAGGCGCAAAGTCGGTCATCATATTTGCCCACAATTATTTTCCACAAGAAGAACAGGCCCCTCACCTCCCTCAAATATCTTATTACGCCTATGGCAAGGACTACCATGAGGTGATCAAGCAAAAACTTTTTGCCCTGATGGAGTTTATCCACCGCGAAATAGAGCCGGTGGAAGGTCGTGCATTCGTGGATTCGGCTCCCGTGCTCGAACGTTACTGGGCCAAACGTGCCGGACTGGGTTGGATTGGTAAAAACAACCTGCTGATTATCCCCGGCAAAGGGTCGTTCTTTTTTCTCTCCGAACTGATTCTCAACATCGACCTGGCTTACGACGAGCCTTATACCGAATCGCATTGCGGCCAATGCACCCGCTGTGCCAATGCCTGCCCCACCGGAGCATTGTCGAAGCACAAACTCGATGCCCGCAAATGCCTTTCCTACCTCACCATTGAGAAGAAAGGGGAGTTTTCACTCGAAATCGAAACGCTGCGCAACCGCTTGTATGGCTGCGACATTTGCCAGCAGGTCTGCCCGTGGAACCGTTTCGCGCAACCGCATCTGACACCGGAGTTCCTCCCCTCCTCTGACTTTCTCCAATATGATTTGGCTAAATGGCAAAGCCTCACCGAAGAGGATTTCCGTCAACACTTCCGTCATTCTCCCATTAAGCGGACGGGATTTGTTGGGATTCAGCGGAATGCGGGCAAGATCTAA